A single genomic interval of Mangifera indica cultivar Alphonso chromosome 5, CATAS_Mindica_2.1, whole genome shotgun sequence harbors:
- the LOC123216874 gene encoding uncharacterized protein LOC123216874 translates to MLTPKEHIEEIRRNNFWIGRDEQNRVVFKMLQKTVKLLSAELYAKDVHFLMELIQNAEDNEYPEGVDPSFEFVLTSRDITGTGATATLLVFNNEKGFSAENMESICSAGLSTKEGKRKRGQIGEKGIGFKSVFLITARPYIFSSGYQIRFSEEPCPHCGIAYMVPEWVDEKPTLSDIKHIYGSASTLPNTVIILPLKPDKVQPVKEQLSSVHPEILLFLTKIKQLSIKEHNEDPKSSNVSAIAITSETNFMTRQTIDAESFTLHLSATGNQFEKDCGYYMWRKRFPVKEENRVERRMDVEEWVITLAFPFGSRLERGATSPGVYAFLPTEMITNFPFIIQADFLLASSRESILFGNKWNEGILDCVPSAFVKALESLVKTEGAPVSNLPRMFNFLPVKSSSYQQLNAVRESIKAKLVEENIVPSESNLEQKYFYKPREVGRLMPAFWNILDKARSQGVSLNNLSSHGIYILSSAFDKVEYNEVLNFLGVGSVNNEWYAKSIQSSNLVLGVSEDVYLELLIFVANNWSSNFISTNMRNVSLIKYVDLNGNVALCSIGSPTGYGSTRVVCLSEHLSWLINWNKEFRVANRFFMPQNTYDAIQSCYQKENLLTWLRNCVKVDTVSVYNYAAALINYLNNDRKLVVAFAHFLYHSYLKRYISEECVRNLCKNMPLVDNYGNVKTTRNGVLVPANGSNWVNLFVSNPWTQQGYIELGVDYLRPCCYAEQSTNGKQFLQFLKSCVGDSDIPNISPPDAGIPALYSPLTKENAFLLLDWVKNLKNKGTPIPQRLLTCMKEGSWLRVTMNGSPGYKPPSESFFLKSSLGTLLQNGSVLVDIPVIDQSFYGESIHNYKVELRAIGVMLEYSEACQFIGKRLMSQTASSNVTRSSALSILNFVKFLGENYLSPDSFISSIRGGSWLKTCCGYMSPYRSVLFDQEWKVAAEISNIPFIDQAYYGKEILDFKKELQQLGVVLGFNQHYALVIQHLKSPLCLTALTDEAVLLVLKCIRNSDFYVHNQLVQALQSTKCLKTTAGYKSPGECFLLDPKWGSLLQVFNDIPILDLKFHESSMYSWVNELRRLGVLVDFEMAMKKFFRIFQQKARSSSISENNALTFLSCYRKLRAMSLVFPPKIMMCICGEKWLRTKYCFDPVRSPRQCILFGPEWVFISPVATLPFIDDRESCYGKAIYEYREELKSMGVIVRLQDGVEFVVNGLLNFVNPSSLTPANVLALLKCIRLSEEKKYSLPDSFYKKVSNKWLKTYDAADYYSPDQCCLFDSKWELYLNRRDGPFIDEEFYGSEIKSYREELRAIGVTVDVEGVCSLLADNLDSHSDFATIVRIYNFLGGMKWEVNGEAAKRIWIPDGSKNGHWVNPEKCALHDKDGLFSSQLNVLDKHYERNLLSFFTSAFSVKSNPSVGDYCKLWMGWEGSRQQLSKDECCAFWRCVVGWSPGKHKRLADSLLKVPVDSGSDGILLLNKRDVFIPDDLQLKDSFEKSSRSLFVWCPQSSSHSLPRTKLLEVYRNLGVRTISESVQREELSIEDSVELKQVNPSDVSICRELIKLILGFLADLKLEVEKRHETVKCLLNLTALETPEPITAKYSLSMSTGEIVDATECQMILWAKDSSRFYTQEMDRSRGPKFLIEYATRFSQVISEGLLWDREEHISALSELIKCAFLVEFDEEAVGFLMKSKNLQIFVEDEKFLVGEFPSD, encoded by the exons ATGTTGACGCCCAAAGAACACATTGAGGAGATTCGAAGAAACAACTTCTGGATCGGACGTGATGAGCAGAATAGAGTTGTTTTTAAGATGTTACAAAAAACAGTTAAACTCCTTTCTGCTGAACTCTACGCCAAAGATGTGCATTTTCTTATGGAGCTCATCCAG AATGCTGAAGACAACGAGTATCCTGAGGGTGTGGATCCATcatttgagtttgttttaaCCTCTCGTGATATTACTGGCACAGGAGCTACAGCTACGTTGCTGGTATTTAATAATGAGAAGGGGTTTTCTGCTGAGAACATGGAGTCCATTTGCAGTGCTGGTCTCTCCACAAAAGAAGGCAAAAGAAAACGTGGCCAAATTGGGGAGAAAG GAATCGGTTTCAAGAGTGTATTTCTGATCACTGCTAGGCCTTACATATTCAGCAGTGGCTATCAGATACGATTCAGTGAAGAGCCCTGCCCACACTGCGGCATTGCGTACATGGTTCCTGAATGGGTTGACGAGAAGCCAACTCTTTCTGACATCAAGCACATATATGGTTCGGCTTCCACACTCCCGAACACTGTAATAATCCTACCCCTGAAGCCTGACAAAGTCCAGCCTGTCAAGGAACAGCTTTCGAGTGTTCATCCAGAAATTCTGTTGTTCCTTACCAAAATCAAGCAACTATCTATAAAGGAACATAACGAGGATCCCAAGTCCAGTAATGTTAGTGCCATTGCTATCACCAGTGAGACTAACTTTATGACAAGGCAGACTATTGATGCTGAGTCCTTTACACTCCATCTGTCTGCAACTGGGAACCAATTTGAAAAAGATTGCGGCTACTATATGTGGAGGAAGAGATTTCCTGTAAAGGAGGAAAACAGAGTGGAAAGGAGGATGGACGTAGAAGAGTGGGTGATCACTTTGGCTTTTCCTTTTGGGAGCCGTCTCGAGAGAGGGGCAACCTCTCCTGGAGTTTACGCTTTTCTTCCAACCGAGATGATTACAAACTTTCCCTTCATAATTCAAGCAGATTTCCTTCTTGCTTCATCCAGGGAATCAATATTATTTGGTAACAAATGGAATGAAGGAATTCTTGACTGTGTGCCATCTGCTTTTGTCAAAGCATTAGAATCATTGGTCAAAACAGAAGGTGCTCCAGTATCAAATTTACCTCGGATGTTCAATTTCTTGCCGGTTAAAAGCTCTTCCTATCAACAGCTGAATGCTGTAAGAGAATCAATTAAAGCAAAGCTGGTAGAAGAAAATATTGTTCCGAGTGAATCAAACTTGGAGCAGAAATACTTCTACAAACCCCGTGAAGTGGGAAGGTTGATGCCTGCTTTCTGGAATATTTTGGACAAGGCAAGGAGCCAAGGCGTAAGCTTGAATAATCTCTCTTCCCATGGAATATATATTCTGAGTTCTGCATTCGACAAGGTTGAGTATAATGAGGTATTGAATTTCTTGGGTGTGGGATCGGTAAACAATGAATGGTATGCAAAGAGTATCCAGAGTTCGAATCTGGTATTGGGAGTGTCAGAGGATGTTTATTTGGAGCTCCTCATTTTCGTAGCCAATAATTGGTCATCCAATTTCATCTCAACCAACATGAGAAATGTATCCTTGATCAAATATGTTGACCTCAATGGGAATGTGGCTCTGTGCAGTATTGGAAGCCCAACGGGTTATGGCAGTACGAGAGTAGTCTGTCTTTCAGAGCATCTATCTTGGTTGATTAATTGGAACAAGGAATTCAGAGTTGCCAATCGATTTTTTATGCCACAGAATACTTATGATGCTATTCAATCATGTTATCAGAAGGAAAATCTGTTGACATGGCTGAGAAACTGCGTGAAGGTTGATACTGTGAGTGTGTATAATTATGCAGCCGCTCTTATAAATTATCTCAATAATGACCGCAAGCTTGTTGTTGCCTTCGCTCACTTCTTATATCACTCATACTTAAAGCGTTATATATCAGAAGAGTGCGTTCGAAATTTGTGTAAGAATATGCCACTCGTTGATAACTACGGTAATGTGAAGACAACAAGAAATGGGGTCCTTGTTCCTGCTAACGGAAGCAACTGGGTGAATCTGTTTGTTTCAAACCCATGGACACAACAAGGCTATATTGAGTTGGGGGTAGATTACTTGCGTCCATGCTGTTATGCTGAGCAAAGTACAAATGGAAAACAATTCTTACAGTTCCTGAAGTCTTGTGTTGGAGATTCTGATATCCCCAATATATCTCCTCCCGATGCTGGGATTCCAGCTCTGTACTCCCCGCTCACCAAGGAAAACGCATTCTTACTCTTGGATTGGGTTAAAAACCTGAAAAATAAGGGAACTCCTATACCACAGAGGCTGTTGACATGCATGAAGGAAGGTAGCTGGCTGAGAGTGACGATGAATGGTTCTCCTGGTTATAAACCGCCGTCGGAGTCATTTTTTCTCAAATCATCATTGGGAACCCTTTTGCAGAACGGATCTGTGCTCGTTGACATTCCTGTGATCGACCAGAGTTTTTATGGTGAAAGTATACACAATTACAAAGTGGAACTTAGGGCTATTGGAGTTATGTTAGAATATTCAGAAGCGTGTCAATTTATTGGGAAACGTCTCATGTCGCAGACTGCTTCCTCCAATGTTACTAGAAGCAGCGCCTTGTCAATActgaattttgttaaatttctgGGGGAAAATTACCTTTCACCGGATAGTTTCATTAGCAGTATCAGAGGAGGAAGTTGGCTAAAAACTTGCTGTGGTTACATGTCCCCATATAGATCTGTTTTATTTGATCAGGAGTGGAAAGTAGCAGCAGAAATCAGCAACATTCCTTTCATTGATCAAGCTTACTATGGTAAGGAAATCCTTGATTTCAAAAAGGAGCTCCAGCAGCTCGGTGTTGTACTTGGCTTCAATCAACATTATGCGCTTGTCATTCAGCACTTAAAATCGCCATTGTGCCTGACTGCTCTCACTGATGAGGCCGTGCTTTTGGTTCTGAAATGCATTCGTAACTCAGATTTCTATGTTCATAACCAACTTGTTCAAGCACTTCAAAGTACAAAATGCTTGAAGACAACTGCTGGTTACAAGTCTCCAGGTGAATGTTTTCTATTAGATCCTAAATGGGGTTCTCTTCTACAGGTTTTCAACGATATCCCAATACTTGATCTGAAATTCCATGAAAGCAGCATGTACTCTTGGGTAAATGAGTTGAGGCGATTAGGAGTCCTGGTGGATTTTGAGATggccatgaaaaaatttttcagaattttTCAGCAGAAGGCCCGTTCATCGTCCATTTCAGAAAACAATGCGCTAACCTTTCTCTCGTGTTACAGAAAGTTAAGGGCGATGTCTCTGGTTTTTCCTCCTAAGATTATGATGTGCATCTGTGGTGAAAAATGGCTGCGGACTAAGTATTGCTTTGATCCAGTTAGATCTCCACGACAATGCATTCTTTTTGGTCCTGAATGGGTGTTCATATCTCCTGTAGCCACGCTTCCTTTCATAGATGACCGCGAAAGTTGTTATGGCAAAGCCATTTATGAATACAGAGAAGAGCTAAAGAGTATGGGAGTCATTGTGCGACTTCAAGATGGTGTGGAGTTTGTTGTTAATGGActgttaaattttgtgaatCCCAGCAGCCTCACTCCTGCAAATGTTCTTGCATTGCTTAAATGCATCCGGCTGTCAGAAGAGAAGAAATATTCTTTGCCCGATTCCTTTTACAAAAAAGTTTCTAACAAATGGCTGAAGACTTATGATGCAGCTGATTATTATAGCCCAGACCAATGCTGCTTGTTCGATTCCAAGTGGGAATTGTATTTGAACCGGAGAGATGGACCCTTCATTGATGAAGAGTTTTATGGCTCTGAAATCAAATCTTACCGTGAAGAGCTTAGGGCAATAGGAGTAACCGTTGATGTTGAGGGTGTGTGTTCGCTGCTTGCCGACAACCTGGATTCTCACTCTGACTTTGCCACTATTGTTCGAATATACAATTTCTTGGGAGGAATGAAGTGGGAAGTTAATGGTGAAGCTGCAAAAAGGATATGGATCCCTGATGGAAGTAAGAATGGACACTGGGTCAACCCTGAGAAGTGTGCTTTACATGATAAAGACGGTCTGTTCAGTTCTCAGCTGAATGTATTAGATAAACACTATGAACGTAACTTGCTGAGCTTCTTCACTAGTGCTTTCAGTGTTAAATCCAATCCTTCGGTTGGTGATTATTGCAAGCTTTGGATGGGTTGGGAAGGCTCGCGACAGCAACTTTCGAAGGATGAGTGTTGTGCATTTTGGCGTTGTGTCGTCGGTTGGAGTCCGGGGAAACATAAACGTCTCGCTGACAGCTTGCTGAAGGTGCCGGTAGATTCAGGCTCAGATGGAATTTTGTTGCTCAACAAGCGAGATGTTTTTATTCCTGACGACCTTCAACTTAAGGACTCATTCGAAAAATCCTCTCGCTCATTGTTTGTCTGGTGCCCTCAGTCCAGCTCACATTCTTTACCTCGGACCAAGTTGCTTGAAGTCTATAGGAATCTTGGGGTTCGCACAATCTCTGAATCTGTACAGAGGGAAGAGTTATCCATCGAAGATAGTGTGGAACTCAAGCAGGTGAATCCAAGTGATGTGTCAATTTGCAGAGAGCTGATTAAACTCATTTTAGGCTTCCTCGCTGATCTTAAACTTGAAGTTGAAAAGAGGCATGAAACTGTGAAGTGCCTCCTCAATCTCACTGCTCTGGAGACTCCAGAACCAATCACTGCGAAGTATAGCTTATCAATGTCGACAGGTGAAATTGTGGATGCCACAGAATGCCAAATGATTCTATGGGCCAAAGACAGTTCAAGGTTTTATACTCAGGAGATGGATAGGTCTAGGGGACCCAAATTTCTCATAGAATATGCAACCCGCTTCTCACAAGTCATATCCGAGGGTTTGTTATGGGATAGAGAAGAACATATAAGTGCACTCTCTGAACTGATCAAGTGTGCTTTTCTGGTGGAATTTGATGAAGAAGCTGTTGGATTTCTTATGAAATCAAAGAATTTGCAGATCTTCGTGGAGGATGAGAAGTTTTTGGTTGGTGAATTCCCTTCTGATTAG
- the LOC123216873 gene encoding LOW QUALITY PROTEIN: uncharacterized protein LOC123216873 (The sequence of the model RefSeq protein was modified relative to this genomic sequence to represent the inferred CDS: inserted 1 base in 1 codon): MLTPKEHIEEIRRNIFWIGREEQNRAVFKMLQKTVKLLSAELYAKDVHFLMELIQNAEDNEYPEAVDPSLEFVLTSRDITGTGAPATLLAFNNEKGFSAENMESICSAGLSTKEGKRKRGQIGEKGIGFKSVFLITARPYIFSNGYQIRFSEEPCPHCNIAYMVPEWIEEKPTLSDIKQIYGSASTLPNTVIILPLKPDKVQPVKEQLSSVHPEILLFLTKIKQLSIREHNEDPELSTVSAITINSETNFKTRKNIDAESFTLHLSAAGNNFEKDCSYYMWRQRFPVKEVNRVERRMDIEEWVINLAFPFGNRLERGTTSPGVYAFLPTEMVTNFPFIIQADFLLASSREAILFDNKWNEGILDCVPSAFVKALESLVKTEGAPVSNLPPMFNFLPVKSSSYQQLNAIRELIKSKVGEENIVPSESNLEQKYFYKPRDVGRLVPAFWKILDKARDQGVSLNNLSSHGIYVLNSAFDKVEYNEVLDFLGVGSVNNEWYAKCIQSSNLVLGVSEDAYLELLIFLADNWSSKFISTNIENIPLIKYVDLNENVALCSISSLARSGSERVICLSQRQSWLIKWNKEFRFITNRFFMPQNTYDAIQSCHQKENLLTWLRNCVKVDTVSVYDYAGALINYLNNDCKLVVAFAHFLYHSYLKRYISKERVRNLCENMPLVDNYGNVKAERNGVLVPANGSNWVNLFVSNPWTQQSYIELGEDYLRPCCYAEQDTNGKQFIEFLKSNVGASDIPNISPPDAGIPSLYSPLTKENAFLLLDWIKNLKSKGTYIPQKLFTCMKKGGWLKVIMNGSPSYEPPSESFFLKSSLGTILQNGSVLVDIPLIDQSFYGETIHNYKQELMVIGVMFEYSEACKFIGKRLMTQAASYNVTRSSTLSILNFVKFLGENYLSPDSFISSIRGGSWLKTCCGYMSPDRSVLFDQEWKVASEISNIPFIDQAYYGEEILGFRKELQQLAVVLGFNQHYELVIQHLKSPSNLTYLTDEAVLLLLKCIRNTDSFVYNKLVQALQSAKCLKTTAGYKSPCECFLLDPKWVXLLQVFNDIPILDLKFHGSRMSSWVNELKQLGVTVDFEVAVEEFIRIFQQKARSSSISENNVLSFLSCYRKLNAMSLHFPCKFMKCICDEKWLRTKYSGDPVRSPRECILFGPEWEFISPIATLPFIDDRDSCYGKAIHEYREELNSVGVTVQLQDGVKFVANGLLNFVNPSSLTPANVLALLKCIRLSEQMNYSLPKSFRKKVSQKWLKTYHSADYYSPSQCCLFDSKWELFLNRRDGPFIDEEFYGSEIKSYRVELRAIGVTVDVENGCSLLADNLDSHSDFATIVRIYKFLGKMKWEANSEAAKRIWIPNGSKTGQWVNPEECVLRDKDGLFSPQLNVLDKHYGRDLLSFFTSAFSVKSNPSDDDYCKLWKGWEGLRQQLSNVECCAFWRSVVDWSPRKQKLLADSLLKVPVDSGSDGILLVNKRDVFIPDDLQLKDAFEKSSRSLFVWCPQSSSPSLPRTKLLEVYRNLGVRTISESVKREELSIEDSVKLKQMNSSDVSIGRELVKLILGFLADCKLEAEKRHEAVKCLLNLAALETPEPITVRYSLSLSTGEIVDVSECQMIRWDKDGSKFYTQETDRSRGHKFLIEYATYFSEVISEGVLWDREEHISALSELIKCAFLVEFDEAAIGFLMKSKNLQIFTEDEKFLTGEFPSD, translated from the exons ATGTTGACGCCGAAAGAACACATTGAGGAGATTCGAAGAAATATTTTCTGGATCGGACGTGAGGAGCAAAACAGAGCTGTTTTTAAGATGTTACAAAAAACGGTTAAACTCCTCTCTGCTGAACTCTACGCCAAGGATGTGCATTTTCTTATGGAGCTCATCCAG AATGCTGAAGACAACGAGTATCCAGAGGCTGTGGATCCATCACTTGAGTTTGTTTTAACCTCTCGTGATATAACTGGCACAGGAGCTCCAGCTACGTTGCTGGCATTTAATAATGAGAAGGGGTTTTCTGCTGAGAACATGGAGTCCATTTGCAGTGCTGGTCTCTCCACAAAAGAAGGCAAGAGAAAACGCGGCCAAATTGGGGAGAAAG GAATTGGTTTCAAGAGTGTATTTCTGATCACTGCTCGGCCTTACATATTCAGCAATGGCTATCAGATTCGATTCAGTGAAGAGCCCTGCCCACACTGTAACATTGCATACATGGTTCCTGAATGGATTGAGGAGAAGCCAACTCTATCTGACATCAAGCAAATATATGGTTCGGCTTCCACACTCCCGAACACTGTAATAATCCTACCCCTGAAGCCTGACAAAGTCCAGCCTGTCAAGGAACAGCTTTCGAGTGTTCATCCAGAAATTCTGTTGTTCCTTACCAAAATCAAGCAACTATCTATCAGGGAACATAATGAGGATCCCGAGCTAAGTACTGTTAGTGCCATCACTATAAACAGTGAGACTAACTTTAAGACAAGGAAGAATATTGATGCTGAATCCTTTACACTCCATCTGTCTGCAGCTGGGAACAATTTTGAAAAGGATTGCAGCTACTATATGTGGAGGCAAAGATTTCCTGTAAAGGAGGTAAACAGAGTGGAAAGGAGAATGGACATAGAAGAGTGGGTGATCAATTTGGCTTTTCCATTTGGCAACCGTCTCGAGAGGGGGACAACCTCTCCTGGAGTTTATGCTTTTCTTCCAACAGAGATGGTTACAAACTTTCCCTTCATAATTCAAGCAGATTTTCTTCTTGCTTCATCGAGGGAAGCAATACTATTTGATAACAAATGGAATGAAGGAATTCTTGACTGTGTGCCTTCTGCTTTTGTTAAAGCATTAGAATCTTTGGTCAAAACAGAAGGAGCTCCAGTATCAAATTTACCTCCGATGTTCAATTTCTTGCCGGTTAAAAGCTCTTCTTATCAACAGCTGAATGCTATAAgagaattaattaaatcaaaggtGGGTGAAGAAAATATTGTTCCGAGTGAATCAAACTTGGAGCAGAAATACTTCTACAAACCCCGTGATGTGGGAAGGTTGGTGCCTGCCTTCTGGAAAATTTTGGACAAGGCGAGGGACCAAGGCGTGAGCTTGAATAACCTCTCTTCCCATGGAATTTATGTTCTGAATTCTGCATTCGACAAGGTTGAGTATAATGAGGTACTGGATTTCTTGGGTGTGGGCTCAGTAAACAATGAATGGTATGCAAAGTGTATCCAGAGTTCGAATCTTGTTTTGGGAGTGTCAGAGGATGCTTATTTGGAGCTCCTCATTTTCCTAGCCGATAATTGGTCATCCAAATTCATCTCAACCAACATTGAAAATATACCCTTGATCAAATATGTTGACCTGAATGAGAACGTGGCTTTGTGCAGCATTAGCAGTCTAGCGAGGTCGGGCAGTGAGAGAGTAATCTGTCTTTCACAGCGTCAATCTTGGTTGATTAAGTGGAACAAGGAATTCAGATTCATTACCAATCGATTTTTTATGCCACAGAATACTTATGATGCTATTCAATCATGTCATCAGAAGGAAAATTTGTTGACATGGCTGAGAAACTGCGTGAAGGTTGATACTGTGAGTGTGTATGATTATGCAGGCGCTCTTATTAATTATCTCAATAATGACTGCAAGCTTGTTGTTGCCTTTGCTCACTTCTTATATCACTCATACCTAAAGCGTTATATATCAAAAGAGCGCGTTCGAAATTTGTGTGAGAATATGCCACTCGTTGATAACTACGGTAATGTGAAGGCAGAAAGAAATGGGGTCCTTGTCCCTGCTAATGGAAGCAACTGGGTGAATCTGTTTGTTTCAAACCCATGGACTCAACAAAGCTATATTGAGTTGGGGGAAGATTACTTGCGTCCATGCTGTTATGCTGAGCAAGATACAAATGGAAAACAATTCATAGAGTTCCTAAAGTCCAATGTTGGAGCTTCTGATATCCCCAATATATCTCCTCCCGATGCTGGGATTCCATCTCTGTACTCCCCACTCACCAAGGAAAACGCATTCTTGCTCTTGGATTGGATTAAAAACCTGAAAAGTAAGGGAACTTATATCCCACAGAAGTTGTTTACATGCATGAAGAAGGGTGGCTGGCTGAAAGTCATTATGAATGGTTCTCCTAGTTATGAACCACCGTCGGAGTCATTTTTTCTCAAATCATCATTGGGAACCATTTTGCAGAATGGATCTGTGCTCGTTGACATTCCTTTGATCGACCAAAGTTTTTATGGTGAAACTATACACAATTACAAGCAGGAACTTATGGTTATTGGAGTTATGTTTGAATATTCAGAAGCCTGTAAATTTATTGGGAAACGTCTCATGACGCAGGCAGCTTCCTACAATGTTACTAGAAGCAGCACCTTGTCTATActgaattttgtcaaatttctgGGGGAAAATTACCTTTCACCTGATAGTTTCATTAGCAGTATAAGAGGAGGAAGTTGGCTAAAAACTTGCTGTGGTTACATGTCACCAGATAGATCTGTTTTATTTGATCAGGAGTGGAAAGTAGCATCAGAAATCAGCAACATTCCCTTCATTGATCAAGCTTACTATGGCGAGGAAATCCTTGGTTTCAGAAAGGAGCTCCAGCAGCTTGCTGTTGTACTTGGCTTCAATCAACATTATGAGCTTGTCATTCAGCACTTAAAATCACCTTCGAACCTAACTTATCTCACAGATGAGGCCGTACTTTTGCTTCTGAAGTGCATACGTAACACAGATTCCTTTGTTTATAACAAACTTGTTCAAGCACTTCAGAGTGCAAAATGCTTGAAGACAACTGCTGGTTACAAGTCTCCATGTGAATGTTTTCTATTAGATCCTAAGTGGG CTCTTCTACAGGTTTTCAACGATATCCCAATACTTGATCTGAAATTCCATGGAAGCCGCATGTCTTCTTGGGTAAATGAGTTGAAGCAATTAGGAGTCACGGTGGATTTTGAAGTGGCCGTGGAAGAATTTATCAGAATTTTTCAGCAGAAGGCTCGTTCATCGTCCATTTCTGAAAACAATGTGCTATCCTTTCTCTCGTGTTACAGAAAGTTAAATGCGATGTCTCTGCATTTTCCTTGTAAGTTTATGAAGTGCATATGTGATGAAAAATGGCTGCGGACTAAGTATAGCGGTGATCCAGTTAGATCTCCACGAGAATGCATTCTTTTTGGTCCTGAATGGGAGTTCATATCTCCTATAGCCACACTTCCTTTTATAGATGACCGCGATAGTTGTTATGGCAAAGCCATTCATGAATACAGAGAAGAGCTGAATAGTGTGGGAGTTACTGTGCAACTTCAAGATGGTGTTAAGTTTGTGGCTAATGGACTTTTAAATTTCGTGAATCCCAGCAGCCTCACTCCTGCAAATGTTCTTGCATTGCTTAAATGCATCCGGCTATCAGAACAGATGAATTACTCTTTGCCCAAGTCATTTCGCAAAAAAGTTTCTCAAAAATGGTTGAAGACTTACCATTCTGCCGATTATTATAGCCCAAGCCAATGCTGCTTGTTTGATTCCAAGTGGGAATTGTTTTTGAACCGGAGAGATGGACCTTTCATTGACGAAGAGTTTTATGGTTCTGAAATCAAATCTTACCGTGTAGAGCTTAGAGCAATAGGAGTAACGGTTGATGTTGAGAATGGATGTTCGCTGCTTGCCGACAACCTGGATTCTCACTCTGACTTTGCCACTATAGTTCGAATATATAAATTCTTGGGAAAAATGAAGTGGGAAGCTAATAGTGAAGCTGCAAAAAGGATATGGATCCCTAATGGAAGTAAGACTGGACAATGGGTCAACCCTGAAGAGTGTGTTTTACGTGATAAAGATGGTCTGTTCAGTCCTCAGTTGAATGTATTAGATAAACACTACGGGCGAGACTTGCTGAGCTTCTTCACTAGTGCTTTCAGTGTTAAATCCAATCCTTCGGATGATGATTATTGCAAGCTTTGGAAGGGTTGGGAAGGCTTACGACAGCAACTGTCAAATGTTGAGTGTTGTGCATTTTGGCGTAGTGTCGTAGATTGGAGTCCGAGGAAACAAAAACTTCTCGCTGACAGCTTGCTGAAGGTGCCGGTAGATTCAGGCTCAGATGGAATTTTGTTGGTCAACAAGCGAGATGTTTTTATTCCTGACGACCTTCAACTTAAGGATGCATTTGAAAAATCCTCTCGCTCATTATTTGTCTGGTGCCCTCAGTCCAGCTCACCTTCTTTACCTCGGACCAAGTTGCTTGAAGTCTATAGGAACCTTGGGGTTCGCACAATCTCTGAATCTGTGAAGAGGGAAGAACTATCCATTGAAGATAGTGTGAAACTCAAGCAGATGAATTCAAGTGATGTATCAATTGGCAGAGAGTTGGTTAAACTCATCCTAGGTTTCCTTGCTGATTGTAAACTTGAAGCTGAAAAGAGGCATGAAGCTGTAAAGTGCCTCCTCAATCTCGCTGCTCTGGAGACTCCAGAACCAATCACCGTGAGGTATAGCTTATCATTGTCTACTGGTGAAATTGTGGATGTCTCAGAATGCCAAATGATTCGATGGGATAAAGATGGTTCAAAGTTTTATACTCAGGAGACGGACAGGTCTAGGGGACACAAATTTCTCATAGAATATGCAACCTACTTCTCTGAAGTCATATCCGAGGGTGTGTTATGGGATAGAGAGGAACACATAAGTGCACTCTCTGAACTGATCAAGTGTGCTTTTCTGGTGGAATTTGATGAAGCCGCCATTGGATTTCTTATGAAATCAAAGAATTTGCAGATCTTCACGGAGGATGAGAAGTTTTTGACTGGTGAATTCCCTTCTGATTAG
- the LOC123216875 gene encoding NAC domain-containing protein 83-like has product MDRFPFVRDNGVVRLPPGFRFQPTDEELLFQYLKCKIFSSSLPAPIIPEINIYKYDPWDLPGNLEQERYFFSNKETKYPNGSRINRATASGYWKATGVDKQIVSSSRNNQMMGMKKTLVFYRGKSPNESKTDWIMHEYRLVSAGTSPSNFSSAQNYSNQMENWVICRVFMKKKSTKDGNVQTRNSMVARQPQLHDFMMRDKRSSGPAISSASSSSSSGGMSEVSSNGSTI; this is encoded by the exons ATGGACAGATTTCCTTTTGTTAGAGATAATGGCGTCGTCAGATTGCCTCCTGGTTTCCGCTTCCAGCCAACTGATGAAGAGCTTCTCTTCCAATATCtaaaatgtaagattttttcCAGCTCCTTGCCCGCTCCAATCATTCCAGAGATTAATATCTACAAGTACGATCCCTGGGATTTGCCAG GTAACTTGGAGCAGGAAAGGTACTTTTTCAGCAACAAGGAAACAAAGTATCCAAATGGAAGCCGAATCAATCGAGCCACTGCTTCTGGTTATTGGAAAGCAACAGGCGTAGATAAACAAATCGTATCTTCGAGCAGGAATAATCAAATGATGGGAATGAAAAAAACTCTGGTATTCTACAGAGGGAAATCTCCGAACGAATCCAAAACTGACTGGATAATGCATGAATATCGCCTTGTTAGTGCAGGAACTTCACCTTCAAATTTCTCCTCAGCCCAG aattattcaaaccaaatggaAAATTGGGTCATTTGTCGCGtatttatgaagaaaaaaagcACGAAAGACGGCAATGTACAAACTCGTAACAGCATGGTGGCTCGTCAGCCTCAACTCCACGACTTTATGATGAGAGACAAGAGAAGTTCAGGGCCTGCCATCTCTTCCGCATCGTCGTCTTCAAGCTCTGGAGGCATGAGTGAGGTCTCTTCGAATGGGTCAACCATATGA